A DNA window from Impatiens glandulifera chromosome 7, dImpGla2.1, whole genome shotgun sequence contains the following coding sequences:
- the LOC124910683 gene encoding uncharacterized protein LOC124910683 produces MAFQPSTKKGKSSQLLSNELECKRINVQNKHGEKLVGLLHETGSKELVIVCHGFRSSKDRIPLRDLAVALEAARISAFRFDFAGNGESEGIFRYGSYRRETDDLRAVVEYFRAENREIAAIVGHSKGGNVALLYASMYNDIYNVINISGRFDLKRGIEGRLGKNFLQKIKQDGFIDVTNRRGKIEYQVTEESLMDRLSTDTLAACLLIPDSIRVLTVHGSKDETVPIEDAKEFDKYISNHELHIIEEADHEYTEHIDQLLPLVLGFIMAGLGNNQEIMIKRPAPCQSANGVIRSRF; encoded by the exons AGTTGGAATGCAAGCGAATTAATGTGCAGAACAAGCATGGTGAAAAGCTAGTTGGATTACTGCACGAAACTGGTTCGAAGGAGCTTGTTATTGTGTGCCATGGATTTAGATCCTCAAAG GATCGCATTCCTCTCCGAGATCTTGCTGTTGCTTTAGAAGCAGCAAGAATCAGTGCCTTCCGCTTCGACTTTGCTGGAAATGG GGAAAGTGAAGGCATATTTCGTTATGGTAGCTACCGAAGAGAAACTGATGATTTACGTGCAGTTGTTGAATATTTCCGTGCTGAAAATCGTGAAATAGCTGCTATTGTAGGGCATAGCAAAG GCGGAAATGTGGCGTTGTTGTATGCTTCAATGTATAATGATATCTATAATGTTATTAACATTTCTGGCCGCTTTGATTTGAAGAGAGGAATCGAAGGTCGCCTGGGGAAGAACTTTTTACAAAAGATCAAGCAGGATGGGTTTATTGATGTGACAAACAGAAGGG GAAAGATTGAATATCAGGTTACGGAAGAGAGTTTAATGGACCGGTTGAGTACCGATACTCTTGCAGCATGTCTCTTAATACCTGATTCCATCAG GGTGTTGACGGTTCATGGGTCCAAGGACGAAACTGTCCCCATTGAAGACGCAAAGGAATTTGACAAGTACATATCTAATCATGAATTACATATCATAGAAGAAGCTGATCATGAGTATACTGAACATATAGATCAATTGCTTCCATTAGTGTTGGGTTTTATAATGGCTGGACTGGGGAACAATCAGGAAATCATGATCAAACGGCCTGCACCATGTCAAAGTGCCAACGGAGTTATCAGATCACGATTTTGA
- the LOC124945497 gene encoding uncharacterized protein LOC124945497: MEGTEPQSQAATAAPPPPPGCCYTLEPSEYASEDILFCIDVDPESLSEMRGTGPNGRPITRLDSIKQAILLFINAKLTINPDHRFAFIALGKSAFWLRKDFSNDVDSAMAAFSALSVDHSSCGGQADLTQLFKVVAHEAKKSRLQNRILRLILLYCRSSTPPQHQWPAANQKLFTLDVVYLHDKPGTENCPQKVYDALVDALELVSEFESYIFESGQGIPRILFRFMCSLLAHPQQRCVQDYIDFPKSLAKKSPLADAAAPTEENNAPVVLST, encoded by the exons ATGGAGGGAACGGAGCCTCAGAGCCAAGCAGCAACAGCagcaccaccaccaccaccaggCTGCTGCTATACACTAGAGCCGTCTGAGTACGCGAGTGAAGACATACTCTTCTGTATCGATGTGGATCCTGAATCGTTGTCCGAGATGAGAGGCACAGGCCCTAACGGCCGACCTATCACCAGATTGGACTCTATCAAGCAAGCCATCCTCCTTTTCATCAACGCCAAACTCACCATTAATCCCGATCACCGCTTTGCCTTCATCGCCCTTGGCAAATCCGCTTTCTGG CTCAGGAAAGATTTCAGCAATGACGTTGACTCAGCAATGGCTGCATTCAGTGCTCTTTCAGTTGATCATTCCTCTTGCGGCGGCCAAGCAGACCTTACACAACTCTTCAAAGTTGTGGCACACGAAGCTAAGAAATCGCGATTACAAAATCGAATTCTCAGATTG ATCCTATTATACTGCAGATCTTCCACACCACCGCAGCATCAATGGCCAGCTGCTAACCAGAAGCTGTTCACATTAGATGTGGTATACCTTCACGACAAGCCTGGGACAGAGAACTGCCCGCAGAAGGTGTACGATGCTCTTGTGGATGCCCTGGAACTTGTGAGCGAGTTCGAGAGCTATATTTTCGAAAGTGGTCAAGGCATTCCGCGCATCCTCTTCCGTTTCATGTGTTCATTGTTAGCTCATCCTCAGCAGCGTTGTGTTCAAGATTACATTGATTTTCCCAAATCTCTTGCAAAGAAGTCGCCTTTAGCTGATGCCGCCGCCCCCACAGAAGAGAATAATGCTCCTGTAGTATTATCTACTTAA